One window from the genome of Nicotiana tomentosiformis chromosome 5, ASM39032v3, whole genome shotgun sequence encodes:
- the LOC104107202 gene encoding methionine--tRNA ligase, chloroplastic/mitochondrial, with the protein MACRVQHSIHNSLHFLSSTPLRNSLNIRKSYFKSRINFGKTLFSSPSSSRTALYCTCSSSSSNSGKDSLFTNGSDAFVLTTPLYYVNAPPHMGSAYTTIAADAIARFQRLLEKKVIFITGTDEHGEKIATAAAANGSSPSEHCDIVSQAYKALWKDFDISYDKFIRTTDPKHEAVVKEFYSRVLANGDIYRADYEGLYCVNCEEYKDEKDLLDNNCCPTHLKPCVRRKEDNYFFALSKYQQQLEEILRQNPGFVQPSYRLNEVQGWIKSGLKDFSISRASVDWGIAVPNDPKQTIYVWFDALLGYVSALLEDNELASLETAISSGWPASLHLIGKDILRFHAVYWPAMLMSAGIGLPKMVFGHGFLTKDGMKMGKSLGNTLEPTDLVQRFGPDAVRYFFLREVEFGNDGDYSEERFINVINAHLANAIGNLLNRTLGLLKKNCQSTLAVDSYVAAEGNKFKAAVEKLVEKARVHYENLELSAACETVLEIGNAGNSYIDERAPWSLFKKGETAFETAAKDLVIILEAMRIIAIALSPVTPGLSLRIYSQLGYTEDQFNAVNWSDTKWGGLKAGQVMAQPTPIFARIEDATEAETKGAATKKVKKEKVPKSKSPVEA; encoded by the exons atGGCGTGCAGAGTTCAACACTCCATTCATAACAGTCTACATTTCTTATCTTCAACCCCTTTGCGCAATTCTTTAAATATAAGAAAGTCCTATTTCAAGAGTCGAATTAACTTTGGTAAAACTTTGTTTTCATCTCCTTCTTCTTCAAGAACTGCACTTTACTGCACTTGCAGCAGCAGCAGTAGTAACAGTGGTAAAGATAGTCTTTTTACAAATGGGAGTGATGCATTTGTACTCACAACTCCACTTTATTACGTTAATGCCCCTCCTCATATGGGCAGTGCTTATACCACCATTGCTGCTGATGCCATTGCCCGTTTTCAG AGGCTACTTGAGAAGAAAGTTATATTCATCACAGGCACAGATGAACACGGAGAGAAGATTGCTACTGCAGCTGCAGCTAATGGTTCCAGCCCAAGTGAACACTGCGATATTGTATCACAAGCTTATAAAGCTCTATGGAAAGAT TTTGACATAAGTTATGACAAGTTTATCAGAACAACTGATCCAAAACATGAAGCTGTTGTGAAGGAATTTTACTCTCGGGTTCTTGCCAATGGCGACATATACAGGGCTGATTATGAGGGACTTTATTGTGTCAATTGTGAGGAGTACAAG GACGAGAAGGATTTGCTGGATAATAATTGTTGTCCTACACACTTAAAGCCATGTGTGAGAAGAAAAGAAGATAATTACTTCTTTGCTTTGTCAAAGTATCAACAACAGTTGGAAGAAATTTTAAGGCAAAACCCTGGTTTCGTGCAGCCATCTTATCGTCTAAATGAG GTCCAAGGTTGGATTAAAAGTGGCCTGAAAGATTTCTCTATTTCTCGAGCATCAGTAGATTGGGGTATCGCGGTTCCTAATGATCCTAAGCAGACTATATATGTGTGGTTTGATGCTTTATTGGG TTATGTATCTGCACTTTTGGAGGATAACGAGCTAGCTAGTTTAGAAACTGCAATTTCATCTGGATGGCCTGCCTCGCTACACTTAATTGGCAAG GATATATTGCGATTTCATGCTGTTTATTGGCCAGCGATGTTAATGTCAGCAGGTATTGGCCTCCCTAAGATGGTTTTTGGCCATGGATTCTTGACCAAG gatgGCATGAAGATGGGTAAGTCACTGGGAAATACACTTGAACCAACAGACTTGGTTCAGAGGTTTGGACCTGATGCGGTGAGGTACTTTTTCCTCAGGGAGGTAGAATTTGGTAATGACGGTGACTACTCAGAGGAACGGTTCATCAACGTCATAAATGCACATTTAGCTAATGCAATTG GTAATCTTCTAAACCGCACACTCGGACTACTGAAAAAGAACTGCCAATCAACTCTGGCGGTTGATTCATATGTTGCAGCTGAAGGAAACAAATTCAAGGCTGCGGTGGAAAAACTG GTAGAGAAGGCACGCGTGCACTATGAAAATTTGGAGTTATCAGCAGCTTGTGAGACTGTGCTGGAGATTGGTAATGCTGGAAATTCGTACATTGATGAACGAGCACCGTGGTCTCTTTTCAAGAAAGGGGAGACAGCCTTTGAAACTGCAGCAAAG GATCTTGTGATTATATTGGAAGCAATGAGAATCATAGCAATCGCGCTATCCCCAGTAACGCCAGGCTTAAGCTTGAGGATATATTCACAACTTGGCTACACTGAGGACCAATTCAATGCTGTTAACTGG AGTGATACCAAATGGGGCGGGCTGAAAGCTGGTCAGGTAATGGCACAGCCAACACCTATCTTTGCCAGAATAGAAGATGCAACTGAAGCAGAGACCAAAGGTGCAGCAACTAAGAAAGTTAAAAAAGAGAAGGTGCCAAAAAGTAAGAGTCCTGTGGAAGCTTAG
- the LOC104107204 gene encoding uncharacterized protein, with amino-acid sequence MKYLECKFNAEPREAGLDVRLGSHVIPKRGSFKCHGSVIQGDEKIDENVTHSIGVGWMKWSSTFRVLCDNKVPPLPKGKFYRAVVRPAMLYGTECWPIKKSHIQKMKVAEMRMLRWMYVHTKMDKIRNEDIGEKVGVAPMDDQMRETTLRWFGHV; translated from the coding sequence ATGAAATACCTAGAGTGCAAGTTCAATGCCGAACCGAGGGAAGCGGGTTTGGACGTGAGGCTGGGATCACATGTCATCCCCAAGAGGGGCAGTTTCAAGTGCCATGGGTCGGTTATACAGGGAGATGAGAAGATCGATGAGAATGTCACACACAGTATAggagtaggatggatgaagtggagctCAACGTttagagtcctgtgtgacaacAAAGTGCCACCGCTacccaaaggtaagttttatagagcggtggttagaccagccatgTTATATGGGACTGAGTGTTGGCCAATTAAGAAATCACATattcagaagatgaaagtagctgaaatgaggatgttgaggtggatgtatGTGCACACtaagatggataagattaggaatgaggaTATTGGGGAGAAGGTAGGTGTGGCCCCCATGGATGACCAGATGCGGGAAACGAcgctcagatggttcgggcacgtatag